The DNA segment ATTGCTTCAGTGAGACCGGCCCCCGGTGCCACCCACCTCGAGTGAAGAAGTCACTACCGGCTGCTTGGGCGGTGAAGTGCGGCACACCGCCTGCTCCCGCGAAAGACTCTGTTGAGGTAAGCGGGTGTGTGGGGCGGTCGAGTTCGTTGTCCGGCGACATGTGGGGTGTCTCCGTAGCGTCCTGTTGGTTGAGGCGGTGAAGAGTGGCCACGGCCGGCCTGATGGTGGGCGATGGCCGTGTTGGGATGAAGGAGCTCTCGTCCTGTGTCGCGCTCATGCCGCCAATGACTCGTCTGGGATGGAAAGCTCGAACCAGACTTCCTTGCCGCCTGGATCGGTTCGGCGCGCGCCCCAGGCGCTGCTCAGCCTGTCGATGAGGGTGAGGCCGCGACCGGACTCTTCCGAGGACGTGGCCAGTTTCAAAGCCGGCATCTGACTGCTGCCGTCGCTCACGACAACGCGGACGCGGTTCCGGCGGCGCGACAGTGTCATCTCACACTCGTGAGAACCGGCATGGTCGTGCACGTTGGTGAGAAGCTCGTTGGCACACACGACGACCTCATCGGCGATCACCTTGAGGCCCCAGTCCTCCAGCCGACTACGAATGGACTGTCGGATGGCACCGAGGTTCTCGGCATGTGCGACCAGATCCTGGTGGTGTTCCAGAGGGTCAGCGCCCTTGTTCACGAGCAACTCCCATCGCTATTGCCGGCCTGCCCTTGCCTACACACTCTTGTCGGCAGGGCTTCCACGTCGCAGCGGCCAAAGTCGCATTGCCAAGCGGCCATGCGCCGCGGTGTCGTTGCCTTGGAGCAGTGCCATCACGTCAGTCCTTGTCATGGAGGTCGAGACACTCTGCACAAGGCCACTCAGAGCGGTGCTGGAGCGCCCATCTGCTGTGATCGAGTTGGAGTATGGCCCCGGATCTCTCTCCGTGTAACGCTCGCGATGGAAGTGTCCGCATGAGCGTTGCGGGCATACGAAGGTCCGTAACCGGATGCTCGTTCTGCCGTGTAACTTCCTTGTGGCTGCTACGGGGCAAAAGAGACTGGAAGCACTCGTCCAAGGGGGCATCGCCATGACGACAGGGCCGACGACGCCGGTCGTGACGAACGAGCTGGTCGAAGGGACAGGCCCCACGACACGGCGGCGGCTACTCGGCGTGCGTCTGCTGGCCTTGAGGGATGCTCGCGGCTGGTCAGCCGAGGAGGCGGGGGACCGCGCTGGCGTGTCGAAAGCGACGGTCAGCCGCTACGAACGTGGCAAGGGAAACGTTCGCTGGAATCAAGTTGACCAGCTCTGTCGAGCATACGGAGCGCCGGAGGAAGAGCGAACGGCCCTCGTCGAACTGGCGAAGCACAGCGTGGCAACCGAGGCGTGGTGGGTTCCGTTCGCCGGGAAGCTATCGGACCAGATGCGGATGTTGCTGGCCCTGGAGAACGAGGCAACACGCATCAGCCACCACACCGTGGGCGTCATTCCCGGACTGCTGCAGACGAAGGAGTACGCACAGGCGATCAAGGCCACGCCCGTCAACCCCTTCCCGCCGCAAGACCTGCTGGACTACCTACAGATGCGCATGTTGCGCCAGAGGATCCTGGACCGCGACGTCCCACCGACGTACCACGTCATTCTGGATGAATCCGTGCTACGGCGGCGAGTTGAGTGTTCCGAGGTCATGGGTGCCCAGCTTGACCACCTGCTGGCCCGCGGGAAGGCACCGACCATCAGCATCCAAGTGCTTCCGTTCTCGGCAGGGGCCTACAGCGCGGCTCTGAGCACCTTCATTGTCTTCGGCGGTCCCGATCCCGCCCTCGACGTGGTCTTCCTGGAGAACCAGGCGGGCTCACTGTTCCTGGAACAACAGTCGGCGCTGGAGGAGTACACGGCTGCCATGACATTCCTGCGCCAAGAGGCACTGGACCCGACCTCCTCGGCGGAGTTCATCGCCGAGGTCCGCAAAGAGCACCTGAGAGACCGGAAGTAACGAGGATCACCCGTGGCCGAGCAACCCCAACCTGTGTACTTCAAGAGCAGTTACAGCGCCAATCCCAACGGCGAGTGCGTCGAGTGCGCCAAGCTGCCGCACACCCTCTTCGTGCGGGACTCGAAGACCCCGGACGGCGCAGTCCTCGGCTTCACCCACGAGGCCTGGACGAACTTCACGGCCGCCCTAGGGCGCGACCAGCGCCGGCCTCACTGACCAGCCCGTCTCTGCGATGCCGGCCCGGTCCCCTCGACGGGGCCGGGCCGGCCGCATGTCCGCTCGTGAGGTTTGCCCCGCTCGCGGGTGGGAGTTCTCAATGGAAGTCACCTTCTGGGGCCCGCGATTGCGGTATCCAGAGGGGTAGGAACAGGCCGAGACGTGGAAAATCTCGCACTGGCGTACCACGATGCGGACAGTCAGCAGCCATGGGCGCTGTCCGCATCAGGTGCTGGAGGGAGGACGCATGCCGCAGAGACCAAAGCCGTTGGATGAGACCAAGTCTTTCCGTGACTGGTGGGGGAAGGAACTAAGGAACTGGCGCAACGCCAGAGGGCTGTCCTCCAGGGCCCTAGGACTAAAGGTGCACCTCAGCGGGTCCATGATCGAGCGGATTGAGAAGAACGAACGTCTCTGCGACGCGGTGTTGGCCGGCAAGCTGGATGACGCTCTAGAGGCAGGCGGCGCGCTGCGGCGGCTGTGGCGTCTGGTGGAACAGGAAGCGTCCGGACAGCGTAGTGATGCGGACAGCTCTACCTCGTCCCACCCGCTCCACAGCGTCGATGCTCAGGCCAAGGGCATGCTTGGGGTGGACCCGCCCGCACGCCTGGATCGGAGCCTGTCACCAATGGAGCGTCGAGCCATGATGGCCGCCAGCGGACTCGTTGCTGTCATGCCTGGAGCCTTTGTCGATCTCATTCCCCACCCTGACCCAGCCCCTGTCCCTGATGTCGTGCGTCCCGACGACATCGAGCAAGTACGGACGGCGGCCGCGACTATCGCCGAGTGGGACAACCAGTTCGGAGGCGGCGGGATCGTCCGCAGCTCGCTGCACGGACAACTGGTCTGGGCTCGGGGCCTACTTGAAGCCGCGTGCCCCTCTGCCCTGGAGAAGGACCTCTTTACCGCGGTGGGCCACTTGGCCATCGCGATGGGAGCAAGCGCCTTCGATTCCTACCAGCACGACGACGCCACCCGGCTTCTGGTGTTCGGCCAGCGGTGCGCCGAGCACATCAACAACTGGCACCTCCGAGCCACCGCGCTCAACTGGCTTGCACGTCAGGCAGTTTGGTGCGGCAACCCGGACGACGGGCTCACGCACGCAGAGGACGGTCTCGTGCGTGCTGATCGGCTGACGCCCCGGGAGCAGGCCATGCTCCACAACGCTAGCGCCAGGGCCTGGGCGCGGATGGGACGCCGGCAAGAAGCGCTTGCGGCCATCGGACGCTCGGACGATGCCTTCAGCCACGCGGCGGTCGGTGAAGATGTCGCCTGGATGAGCTACTACGACCACGCACAGCACCACGGTGACACGGGGCATGCAGTTTTTGATCTCGCACTCTTGGCCCGCCAGTCGACAGCCATGGCCGCAGCAAGGCTCCGGACTGCGATTGACGGACACACCGACGACTACGTTCGCTCACGCGCTCTCTCGGGAACCAAGCTTGCAACGCTCATCATGACCACCGGAGACCCGAAGGAGGCTGTTTCGATCGGGCATCAGGCCCTCGACGAAGTCGGCCGCCTTCGGTCGAAGAGGGCGATCGATGACGTCTCCTGCCTCTCGAGGGCATCCGCGCGGTACGCCGGCGACTCTGACGTTGCCGTGCTTCGTGATCGGATTGCAGCTGTCATCCGCGCATGAACAGGAAACGAGTCGAATCATCCTTCGCGCTACTTCAGGAAATTACTGACGCGGCGCGGCTTTCGAGTTCGGGAGCCGAGCCGATCAGGCTGGCCGAGAATGATCTCTGGAAATTGCCCGGCGGTATTGTCGTTCGCATTGCGCGATCCGGGCAAGACGAAGCCGCTGCACGCGAGGTGGCTGTCGCGCGATGGCTACACGAGAGTTCCGTACCAGCGGTGCGTCCGCTAGAGATGAGTCAGCCGATCCGCGTCGGCGGGCGATCCGCCACGTTCTGGGAGCAACTTCCTCCACATCGACACGGATCAGTGGCCGATCTCGCGCCGCTGTTGCGGATGATGCATTCACTGCACATACCTTCATTCCCAATCGGGAGGTTGGATCCCTTCGTCAGACTCGTCGAGCGCCTCCAGGGGGCTCGTTCGATCGGCACTGCGGATCGAGAATGGCTCCTGCAGCGACTTCGCAGGCTTCGCCGCGAATGGGACAGCCTCCCCGATGGCCTGCCGCAATGCGTGATCCATGGCGACGCATGGGACGGCAATTGTGCGGTTACGGATGACGGACCTCTGCTCCTGGATTTCGAACGGACATCTGTTGGCCCTCCGGAATGGGACTTGACTTCTACGGCTGTGGCTTTCGATACGTTCGGCAGCCTGTCACGCGAGATGTATCAGGACTACTGCACCTCATACGGATTCGACGTGATGGCGTGGTCGGGGTATTCGACACTCCGCGATATCCGTGAGCTCAGACTAGTGACCTTCGCCCTGCAGATTGGGGATCAGGACGTCAAGGCGATGCATCAGGCCCGCCATCGAATTGACTGCGTGCGCGGTCGATGCGGGCCGCGGCCTTGGCGGTGGGAGGCAGTCGGTTAGGTGTTGCCTGCAGTGTCGCTAAAGCACGACTTCTGCGGCCACCTGTGCACCGACTCGCTGCGTGAGTGCCACGCGACCGCCGGCCAGCCGCACGGCCAGTGCTCGGGGTCGTGACGCTGCCTCCGACATCACGGCTAGACATTTCGCGGCGGACGATGAGGCACCGACCCTCTATTCCTAGCTGGGCCCGCAATGGACGTCGAGGCCTCGTACGTTGCGGAGGCGGCGGAGAGCGGCAGACCTGCCCCACCGTGAGGCGGAGCGCCCGGTGGACGAAGGGCGCCCATCGAGTCGCAGGAAGACGTCACCCTCGTTTCCGGTCCTCGCCGGGAACCAGTGGCGGGTTTCAGGCCGCGCGGTCCACCGCCTGGGCTTCCAGCCATGCCTCAACCTCCACCCACCGGTAGCGCAAATAGCGGCCGACTTTGTGGGCTCGCGGACCCTGGCGTCGGTGATTCCACACGTAGACCGTGTTCAGGGGCACACCAAGGAAGTCTGCTAGTTCCTCGGTGCTCATCAGCGGACGACGGTCCCCGGCACCACTGGCGGATCCCGCCACGCGGGCAATGTTTCGGCGCATGAATACTCCAAGACGACTCGGAATCGGGTAGGAGGGAACCTCCCGAGCGGTCGCCCGCTGCGGTGGTGTGCGGAACAGTGTCATGGATCTCCGGCCGCACCAAACAAAGGGATCCATCGCGCAATTTCTGAGACGTTGAAGAATTACCGGGAGATGCTCGCGAACCCTCGGCGAGGACTCTCCGAATCCTCGCCGAAGACTCGTCGAGGGCTCGACCGGGGATAATTTTCTCTGCCGAACGTTCTCGTCAATCCCGGCATCGCGAGAGCAGAAAAAGCAGTTTGACATTCCCGATTCCGTGGATCAACATTCCATTCACCGCAGCCGCTCACGGCCACCTATGGACGGCCACATGCAAACCTCCCTGCCGTCCGACCTCAACCGGCCAACCGCCACGCGCCGAGGTCGCCCCCTGCACGAAAGTAGATCACGATGCCATACGACCGCTGGCACAAACAGCCGAGCAAGGACGGCGGAGACAAGCTCTGCGCACACAAAAAGGTCCCCTCCAAGGTGCATGGACAAGGCTCCCGCTGGCAGGCGCGATGGAGGGACCCCAACGGCGAACAGCTCACCGAGCTGTTCGAGCGCGAAGCCGACGCACGAGCACACGAAACGGCGATGCGGGCTGGGTCAAATGACGGCTCCTATATCGACCCAAAGGGCGGCGAGCTCACCGTAGAGGAACTCATCGAGAAGTGGCTGAAGGGCCAAACGGTTCCACCACGCACACTCAACCAGTACCGGTCGCGGGTCAGACTCCATATCCTCAAGCCACTCGGCAAGCACAAGATAAAGAGCATCACGGCATCGGTGATCCGCGAGTGGATCGCTGACCGAAAACAACACCTCGACGAGACGACCGTTGCCCTGATCCTGAGCCACCTCCAGAGCATGCTCGATCTCGCTGTCGACGACGACCTAATACGGAAGAACCCATGCCTCACGCGCTCGGTGAAGGCCGTCAAGCCGCGTCGTGCCAAGATGACCGCGAAGGATCTTCCGCTTACATGGCAGCAGACAGAGGAAATCCGGACGGCCCTTCCCGACCGATTCAAGGCCATGGTGGACGTCGGCCGAGGCCTGGGCCTTCGACAAGGAGAGATCTTCGGGCTCAGCCCTGACGATCTCGACTGGGAGCACGTGAACGGGCCCATGGTCCACGTACAGCGTCAGATCGCGATGGATGGCTCCACCCTGGTCTGGTCAGGCGCCAAGGGCGATAACAGCGCGAACCCCAAGGACCGATGGGTGGAACTGGACGGTGGAGTCGGCAGCGCCCTCAAGCAGCACATGGCCACATTCCCGCCGATCCCCGTCACGCTGCCCAAGGAGACCAAGGACGGGGAACTGGAGACGCTGCGTGTCATCTTCTACTCCCGCGAGCGCAAACCCGTTAACCGTAACTACTTCAACAGCTTCGTCTGGAAGCCTGCTCTGGCGGCCGCTGGCATCATCGCTCCCCTGAAGCCCGGCAGGAAGAGGAAATGGGAGAAGTCGCGTGACAAGATGATGCACGCGCTCCGCCATCTCTTCGCCTCGATGGCGCTGGAACACGGTGTCGACATCTACACACTTTCCGACCGCCTCGGCCACTCCGACCCGGCCTTCACTCTACGTAAGTACGTGCACCGGGTACCCAACGCCGGCGCCAAGCTGCGCGCCGCCCTGCGGAACATCTACGAGCAAGCCGCCTGACCCGGTGTGCAACGTCTGTGCAAGATGATCTTCATGAAGGCCAGAATGCGCAGGTCAGGACGCCGGGTGTGCATTACTACGACGTGTGAGAACGCCGCCCGGCGGGCTGCCGGGTGAACGCGTGACGAGCAGTACGAAGGGCCGCCACCCGGGCATGTTCCGGGTGGCGGCCCTTCGGCCGTTTTTCGGTCGTTCTCCGCGCTCCGCCGTGCGCCGTCAGGGCACCACGATGACCACCACGGGGCTGTTGTTGAAGCCGTAGCCGTAGTTGTTGAAGCCGGTGTTGAAGCCGTAGCCGAAACCGCCGCGGCCGCAGTTGCCCCACCATCCGCCGTAGAAGCAGCCGCGGTTGGTGGATGCCTGCGTCGGTGCGGACGCCGAGGCCGTCGTCGTGGTGGCGACGGTGGCGCCGCCCGCCAGCAGCACGCCGACGGCGGAGAGCGCCGCGAGGCGCCTAGCACGCTGTGCATTCATGGACGTACCTTCCTTCCACCCCTCGTGCGGTGGTCCACTGCACGATTCGGATGGCCGCGATCTCAGAGTGAGAAAGTCCGGCGCGGTCGTAGGTCTGGAGCCGCCTGGATCACCAGGAGCGGAGCTGTCGGAGCTGTCGGTTGTTTTTCCGTGGTGAGCGGGGATGGCACCCGGCTCTGGGCGCACCCTCGCACTGCGGCTCTCCTCCCGATGCTAGGTGACCCCCGCCCGCTCAGCATCCGGAGCCGATCAGGGCCGGGCGGCCCCGCGACCCGGTGCAACCTTCCGCGCTTCCCAGGCTTCCTATTCTCGGGAGATCGCCTTCCGGGGGCGGTCCCGGACGAGAGGAGCCGTGAGGGAATGACCGAACAGGACGACTGGGGGCGGGAGTTCGACCACCGATGGGCGAATTCCGCCGAGCACAAGGAGCCCTCCGCGCGGGCCCGCATGCTCGCCGCCCGCTGGCGGGAGAACCCGCCGGACCCGATGCCCTTCCGGGCCGACCCGGACCGGACGGCGCCGCGCCGTTCCTCGTGGGTGTCGACGGCCGTGGTGCTCTCCTGCGTGGCCGTGGTGATCGTGCTGCTTGGATGGATACAGATGCGGGCCCTGTACTAGGCCCTGGCGCGGACGCGGCGGGTTCCGTACCGGCGTGGACGGCGGGCCCGCCGACGAGGGGGCTCTGCCAGTGAGGGGGACGGGTGTGGAAGAGGACTTCCGGCGCGGGGCGACGGCGGCACGGCGGCTCGGGGAGGGCGCCGACCTGCGGGACGTGGTCGACCCGGGCACCCCTGCCGCCTGGCTGGAGCTGGACGAGGGGGTGCGGTGGAACGCGTGGTACAACACGACGTACTCCGGACTCACGTGGGACCGGACGGCGGGCGGGCGGGCCCTGCGACGCGCCCTCGGCGGTGACGCACCGCTCAGCGACGCGCACCTCGCACTCGCCCTGTGTCATGGCGACGGCCGGATCCGGCACGCGGCGCTGGAACGGGCCGCCGGGCGTCCGGCGCTGCTGCCGCTGGTCGTCCTGCGGTGCGCGGACTGGGCGCCGCCGGTACGGGAGCGGGCGCGGGAGCTGCTGACCGCGGCGCTGGACGTGGAGTCGGCCGTCCGGCTCGCCCCGCTGCTGCTGCGCGTCGGCGGCCGGGGGCGGGGCGACTTCGGCGTCGGTCTCCTCGGCGACCTGCTGTCAGGGGCCTCCCCCGAGCAGACGGCGGCGCTGTTCGGCGACCGCGACCGCACGGTACGGCGTTACGCGTATCGCCGCGCGGTGGCCCGGGGGTGCATCTCCCCCGTCGAGCTGGCCCGTGCCGCCGCCCGTGACGACGACGCCGTCGTACAGATGCTGTGCGCCGACGCCGCACTCGCCGCCGTGGACGAGGCGAGCGCGGCGGAGGTGCTGGAGGCGCTGCTCGGGGCCCGCAGTCCCCGCGCCCGGTCGGCCGGGGTGACCGCGCTGCGCCGCTTCGGACGGCCGCGGGGCGACTCCCCGGGCGGGCCGGACCAGGCAGAGGAGAGGGCGTCGGAGTTCCTGGCGGACCGGTCGGCGCTGGTGCGGGGCGTGCGCGCGGTATGTCGTACGGCAGCACGGGGCCGATCCACTGTCCTGGTACCGGGAGCGGTGCGCCGGCGCGTCCGATCCGGCGTTGCGGCCGGGCGCTGTCATCGGGCTGGCGGAGTGCGGGACGCGCGCGGACGCCTACCTGCTGTGGCCGCTGCTGGACCACCGGACGCCGGGGGTACGGGCGAAGGCGGTGGCCGGGCTGCGCGTGCTGGACGTGACGGACGTGGCCCGGATGCGGCGGCTGCTGGACGATCCGGCGCCCGGGGTGGCCGGTGAGGCGACCCTCGCCCTGCTGCCGTCGGCCGCGCTGCTGCCGGAGGAGTGGCTGGTGCGGCGGCTGGACGCCGGGCACCCCCGGTGGGTGCGGGTGTCGGCGTGCCGGCTGCTGCACGCGCGGGGCGACGTAGCCGGGCTGCGGGCGGCCGTCGCGCTGCTGGGGGACGCCGACGAGCGGCTGCGGGCCCGGGCCGAGCTGACCGTGCGGCGGGTACGGCGGTGGGGGCCGGCGAGCCGGTCCGAACCGCGGGTCGCGGAGCTGCTCGACCGGGCGGACCGGGAAGCGCGGGCCGGGGGTGCGGACGAGGCGGGCGCCACGGACACGGCGCATACGACGGACACGACGGACGCGGTCGACACAGCGGACACGGCGGACCGGGACGGTCGGGCGCGGTTGGGGTGAGGTCGGGGCTTTGCTGCTCCTAGGGCGGTTCGGGGGCTGTTCATGGGAGTCGGGGAGCTGTTCACGGGAGTCGGCTGGTGCACACTGGACAGCGGGACGAGTGCGTGACTGCGGGGTGATGGAAGATGCAGAGCCGCTTTAGGAGCGACCGGCGTCTGACCGTACGGATGACGGTCACGATGTTTCTGCTCGGACTGCTGTACGTGGCCTTCGTCGCCGCGTTGATCGTGCT comes from the Streptomyces sp. NBC_00820 genome and includes:
- a CDS encoding ATP-binding protein produces the protein MNKGADPLEHHQDLVAHAENLGAIRQSIRSRLEDWGLKVIADEVVVCANELLTNVHDHAGSHECEMTLSRRRNRVRVVVSDGSSQMPALKLATSSEESGRGLTLIDRLSSAWGARRTDPGGKEVWFELSIPDESLAA
- a CDS encoding helix-turn-helix domain-containing protein; amino-acid sequence: MTTGPTTPVVTNELVEGTGPTTRRRLLGVRLLALRDARGWSAEEAGDRAGVSKATVSRYERGKGNVRWNQVDQLCRAYGAPEEERTALVELAKHSVATEAWWVPFAGKLSDQMRMLLALENEATRISHHTVGVIPGLLQTKEYAQAIKATPVNPFPPQDLLDYLQMRMLRQRILDRDVPPTYHVILDESVLRRRVECSEVMGAQLDHLLARGKAPTISIQVLPFSAGAYSAALSTFIVFGGPDPALDVVFLENQAGSLFLEQQSALEEYTAAMTFLRQEALDPTSSAEFIAEVRKEHLRDRK
- a CDS encoding DUF397 domain-containing protein; amino-acid sequence: MAEQPQPVYFKSSYSANPNGECVECAKLPHTLFVRDSKTPDGAVLGFTHEAWTNFTAALGRDQRRPH
- a CDS encoding helix-turn-helix domain-containing protein, producing the protein MDETKSFRDWWGKELRNWRNARGLSSRALGLKVHLSGSMIERIEKNERLCDAVLAGKLDDALEAGGALRRLWRLVEQEASGQRSDADSSTSSHPLHSVDAQAKGMLGVDPPARLDRSLSPMERRAMMAASGLVAVMPGAFVDLIPHPDPAPVPDVVRPDDIEQVRTAAATIAEWDNQFGGGGIVRSSLHGQLVWARGLLEAACPSALEKDLFTAVGHLAIAMGASAFDSYQHDDATRLLVFGQRCAEHINNWHLRATALNWLARQAVWCGNPDDGLTHAEDGLVRADRLTPREQAMLHNASARAWARMGRRQEALAAIGRSDDAFSHAAVGEDVAWMSYYDHAQHHGDTGHAVFDLALLARQSTAMAAARLRTAIDGHTDDYVRSRALSGTKLATLIMTTGDPKEAVSIGHQALDEVGRLRSKRAIDDVSCLSRASARYAGDSDVAVLRDRIAAVIRA
- a CDS encoding phosphotransferase, which translates into the protein MNRKRVESSFALLQEITDAARLSSSGAEPIRLAENDLWKLPGGIVVRIARSGQDEAAAREVAVARWLHESSVPAVRPLEMSQPIRVGGRSATFWEQLPPHRHGSVADLAPLLRMMHSLHIPSFPIGRLDPFVRLVERLQGARSIGTADREWLLQRLRRLRREWDSLPDGLPQCVIHGDAWDGNCAVTDDGPLLLDFERTSVGPPEWDLTSTAVAFDTFGSLSREMYQDYCTSYGFDVMAWSGYSTLRDIRELRLVTFALQIGDQDVKAMHQARHRIDCVRGRCGPRPWRWEAVG
- a CDS encoding helix-turn-helix domain-containing protein codes for the protein MSNCFFCSRDAGIDENVRQRKLSPVEPSTSLRRGFGESSPRVREHLPVILQRLRNCAMDPFVWCGRRSMTLFRTPPQRATAREVPSYPIPSRLGVFMRRNIARVAGSASGAGDRRPLMSTEELADFLGVPLNTVYVWNHRRQGPRAHKVGRYLRYRWVEVEAWLEAQAVDRAA
- a CDS encoding tyrosine-type recombinase/integrase — protein: MPYDRWHKQPSKDGGDKLCAHKKVPSKVHGQGSRWQARWRDPNGEQLTELFEREADARAHETAMRAGSNDGSYIDPKGGELTVEELIEKWLKGQTVPPRTLNQYRSRVRLHILKPLGKHKIKSITASVIREWIADRKQHLDETTVALILSHLQSMLDLAVDDDLIRKNPCLTRSVKAVKPRRAKMTAKDLPLTWQQTEEIRTALPDRFKAMVDVGRGLGLRQGEIFGLSPDDLDWEHVNGPMVHVQRQIAMDGSTLVWSGAKGDNSANPKDRWVELDGGVGSALKQHMATFPPIPVTLPKETKDGELETLRVIFYSRERKPVNRNYFNSFVWKPALAAAGIIAPLKPGRKRKWEKSRDKMMHALRHLFASMALEHGVDIYTLSDRLGHSDPAFTLRKYVHRVPNAGAKLRAALRNIYEQAA
- a CDS encoding SCO2583/SCO2584 N-terminal domain-containing protein, with the translated sequence MTEQDDWGREFDHRWANSAEHKEPSARARMLAARWRENPPDPMPFRADPDRTAPRRSSWVSTAVVLSCVAVVIVLLGWIQMRALY